The Salarias fasciatus chromosome 11, fSalaFa1.1, whole genome shotgun sequence genomic interval AAAAGTTGGACCAGAGAAACTCGACTGCAAACTCGCATGTTTGTAACAAGTACGGTGGTCTGGGATCAGATCAATGGAGGGGAAATCTTATCAACCCAGAGATGTGGGAGGACACCACACACCTCTATCTACTGGTTAGTTCACTTTCTGCTATCAGTAAAACGTTTGAACTGAGGTAACTAACAGAATATTACATTTGAGAGATAGGCATGTTTGACctttgttgccatggtaacagatATGTTATGCTACTGTTACTTGAGTGGGTTGAATAAATCACCATAATGACTTGGCTGAGTTTATTACAAAATCATGTAAGATGCTTCTTCACTGCATACTGATTAATTTGTTCAGCTTTGGGAATTTAATTATCTAGTGACATTTTTGGCTCAACGGCATTTATTAgattcaatattttgttttccttgaTCCAGAACTTAAAAAGTCAGTGTTTACTTTTTATGTCATATACACTCTATACACTCATAAACACTCTACTGTGTATATCTTAGTATTTCTGGCTTCTAAAACCATTTCCATCATGATAAATGCCACCACAATACATTAAAATAACTAATCTTCTGGGTTTTACAGGCAGATGGGTTCTGCTTCCTTataattaaaaactgaaaactggcCAAATTTAATCTTTCAGGTCCCTCAACACTCTGTTTATGCCAAAAAGAACCAGGGAAAACAGTATTTGAGAGTTTCTTTCctctcaaataaaaaaaaaaaaaagatatcaggATGATAATATATTGTCTGACTCCAATTTGCCTGGTTGGAACTGATGGAGCCTTTTTCACCCAGCAGCTTGTTATCAGCAGAATCCAAGGAAGAGACAGtaaatcacattcacacccaccAGCAAACGGCACTGTCTGTTACACATGACACTTAAAAGACATAAAGAAGTAGAGATATACAAACTACAGGCTGATGAAGAAAAGGCAGTTAGTGAGACAAAGTGTAATGACTATGATGTGATCATTACACATTTATCTATACTTCCTATTAAGCCCTGGAAATGACAATTACATTGGCAAGCACATTACAGTATGCCATTGATCCCGGTCTGTGGATTCTATTCTCTGCACAATCAGATCAAAGTTCAGACATGAAACAGGATTTGACGTGTTTCCATGATATTCTTCCACCTCCGTATTGCGCTTCAGATCAAAAGTGTTGCAGGATCTCACTCTCAACACAAGATCAACAAATGACTTCCTGTGAGCTGGATTTCCCCATGCTGTGGATATGTCAAATGTAATTAAGCTGACATGTGAATATTTTTAACCTGACTGTCAACACATTGTCAACTCGTATTGCATCAGGTGAAATATGAAGACTAACAGACATATAAactacagattaaaaaaagactcaTAATGATAATCTACTAAGCTTCTCGGTCTCATTTAAATGAATGTCATACATGATAATCACATATTGATAGCCTATACATGAGAACTGGTTCTCAAGTCGAACTGGAATGAGGTGAGATTtatttgaactgaaatgagaCTGTAGTATGAGCACATACCTTGCGCGATGGCTATGGACTCGAACCTGTGCAGCTCCCTCAGCAGACAGGTGCGCTCGGACGGGTGGAGGCTGTAAATAAACTCCTTGGCTCCTCGGGGGGAGTTGagcggctccaccggctccttcAGGGGGTGCGTGCCCAGCTGACACCGCTGCACCAGCGCGGTGAGCGGCGGCTCCGAGCCCAGCCGCACCGGGGGGGCTGCCGCGGCTCTGGCCAgcccggacccggtcctggtcccggtcccggctcTCAGGGAGAGGCCAGGCCGCAGGAGAGCTCTCAAGCAGGGCAGCATctctgaggatgaggaggaggaggaggaagaggagcactGCACCGGGAACCTGGAGGGGAGCGGACACGACAGGCCTGCTGAACACACGGACTACCTGACATCCTCGTGTCCTCAACCTGGACGCTTTTTAAAGAGCGACACGCgggcctgacacacacacaaacacacacacaaacacacacgcgcgcgcgcttCACCAGCTGCCTCCCAAAACAACACGCAGCGGAACAAAGCGGCGCCAGCTGTCCGGAAACCAAACAGCAACTTGTGTGGTCGGACGCACCTCGGTCGATGCTCCGCTGTCCCGTCCGACAGCctccggggggtggggggaaagCTCGGGATGAGGGCAGCAGCTCGGCCGCGCGACACGGACAGcacgctccgctccgctccgccgctGACACGCGCGTCCGGGAGTCTCACGAGAACCTCAACCGCTCGTTCGACTGCAAAGGGTTTTCtacaaaatcacatttttgcGAGCGCGCTCCCGTCTGGCGTAACCTCTGGCTGACAGGATGGCGCGCGGCGGatgggaggggggcgggggggcggtcCGGCTCCGCAGAGGTTTTCCAATAGCAGCGCCGCGCTCCTCCGTGCGTAACTCTGACGgagacgcacgcacgcacgcagttTAGGGCGCACGTGAGGACGCATCATTCACCACCACGTCTGGAAACGCGTGAACGTAAAGCCTGCGACTTCTGGGGAAGTTTCTGGAGCTAAAGGTTTAATGCTCATATATAACCTGAATTCTCTCTGTCTGCGATGAGCAGCGCCCTGACGGCATCTCCAAAGATCACATTactctgctctgcagtgacTACATTCCTTGCAATTCAAAGGGAGAGTGTGTTTGCTGGGCGTGTGTGTGGTCATCCATCCTCCCAGCAGTCACGTGGTACATGTGAAGCATTCAGTCGGACCAGAGTCCACACCCAAAGAAAATATGAGTTATTCATTCCTAGAATCCACGGAAAACTCGCCTCTTTAGTTATAACTCTGTGCTTTGTGGCTGCTTTTCTCAGATGTGAGGGTGGTGTATTGATTGTTTCTGTCGTGTAAATTGATCAGAGGAGTGATTCAGGCCTCTCAGAGGTGGAAGAAGAACGCATTATCCAGATGGAACATATAACTCAGcgttgatgttttgtttttagaagaAAACCAGGATGACAGCGACTCCTGGCGGTACAATCCAAGCATagcatctgtttgtgtttggaggagggaaaaggctttgaccccttTGACCCTGCTCACCCGCTCAGCTCCTCTGTGGGTTGTTTCACTCTGGGAGAGCTTCTGTGTTTTGCCACAACAAACAAACCTGATCAATTAATGCACCcttagggagaacatgcaaaccacgcACGGTAACCAGGGCTTTTGGCTGTGAGAAAAGAGTGCTCCATCGACAGCAAACCACCAGGCCAGATGTCTTTTTCATAAAGTCCAACATAGTTCATCAATATATTATTATAGAATTACTGTAATAATACTGTTTCAGAAGTGATGAGGGGGTTGTTTACTAGTTGTaaatatgaaatacattttaaacagaaattATATTATAAATAAtagtttggggttttttttaacgtgATGAACCTGCAACCCTTTTGACGGTCACAGCCGGGGGAATGGAGTCTATTCCAGCTCCCTGGTACTGAAGCTGGATAGTTGGATGCagtgaatgaaataaaagaatgaatAGTTCTCAATGTAAATTATTGTCCTTGCAACTGAGTCTTTCAATTCTTTTTAAGAGAATTCCTTCCCAGAGGCCCGCAGAGAAAACAGGTGATGCCCCGGGGGGGTGGCTTTCTTTATAATACAGCTGGTCGGTGGAAATGTAAATGTCTCTGAAGGGTGGTCTGTTCATCATGCGCTCAGCCAccatcctcctctctgcagctgaaaaaGCAGAGTGCAGTTTAAGgctgagagtctgacgctgGAGTGTTTCAGCTTCCTGAATCACTGGACCTTGTTTAACATCTGAACTAGTTTCattcaagaaagaaaaagttaaaaattcaATCTGGTTCAATCTGTGAAGAATTAAAAAACTCAGGGAGTCAAAgcaaaattaatatttttttttattatgtttctAAAGCTGTCAtaacacaaaaaataagaacTTTTTTTATACCTCCTGAAACAAACTGCATCATAGACTGAACTATACAGGGACAGACGGAGAGCTCAACTCTCtctttgtggggggggggtcagctaAACTCTAAACTAGAAAACAAGTTTCATCGTACTGTCAAACTTTCACAAACTATAAACTTCTTATTCATAGGATATACTGACATTTggcaatatataatatatatttatactaACGTTTTAAATATATGGGAATTACAGTTCAATAATACACATTTTAGATGAgtggacggaaaaaaaaaaattagatatTTAAAATCAATTAATCAAAACTGTTCCGAGATGTCAGTCTATTTTCTTTCGATAAGTCTtaacaaacaggaagtaaccACCGATTTAAACGATCGCCACACGGAGGGAAACGTGTTCCCAGCTCCGTCTGATCACACAACTCATAATACTGATGCAACCCGTTTCAACGTCTCCAAACATCTGAATCAGCCTGAACTGAGGTGAACaccaaaaatacaacaaatgtgtgtgaaataagGGACGTCAGTGAGTGGCGGAGGAAGGGTCATGAACCTCTGACTGATCCGATCCTCAGTGGAGGAGACAGCCCTGTTTGCTCTGGTATTTTTACAGTAGGTATAAAAATAGAGATAGGtcgagaaggaaaaaaaggacatttaaagattgaaataaagaataaattaaaaacaacaacgtGTGAGTTCCTGGACTAATATGTATGCAGCGAGATATTTACAATTTAATACATCTTGTAGTAGCCATGGTCTCACAGTGCTTGAActgaaatgcaaattaaaataCAGACGGTGGCACTAGTTAGCCGTTGTAGCCTTTAGTCGAACAGCGACGGTGTCAGAGGATGAGCCTCTTATCTCCAAAACATCCTAAGGTTAAGGTTCAAATAAAAGCTGTACCTATAAACATATTTCTTAAATTATACAATGAATTTAATCTGATAGCCTAAGTTTCACTGTAGCAAAAAATCGGCACATGGTGGACTCGTCATCTTTGACACTCACGatagaaaaacaatgaaaatcaaAGCGTGACGATAATCCATCTGATCAAAAGCACACAGGCATGTTTTTTAACagattacagtaaaaaaaaaatcaaacaaacaggaaaaaagcaaATATAAAAAGGAAGAACCACAATCCGACGCGGCGTTGCcagtttgaaaacatgaaaaacgtCCCACATCGCTTCTATAAAGTGTTGAAGCCGATACAAACCTGACATGCCACCGTGTTCTCACATGGCACAGGTTTATTTTCAGATCTACGAGTCATGCTATGAGCTGTCAATATACAACAGACGGGATTTGTAATTATCGCTGCAAACTAATTCAACAAAAAGAAAGGGCTCATATATTAAGACAAACCACTGAGGATGTCTACTGAGAGGGGGGTAAATCAGTGGAGAGTAAAACTAATATATATCTCAAGGCGATGGGGAGGGATGATGATTATTAGATCCCATCCAAAGATGTGATTTTGGCACAGCggggaggaaagagaaatgtgaaaatacagcaAAGTCATGGAGAGAAGCACTCGGAGACGTGCAAAATTATGTACAAACCGCGTGAttgctgaaaacagaaaacaacatgtAGCGTCCCTTAATGTCACGCTGTGGTCAGACTGCAGACTCCTGGATGCAGCTCAGTTGCTCAGCCGAAATCCGTTCCTTTGCTTTATTGAAGGAAACTCAGCTGGTCAGACTCCGGCTCACAGAGCTTCTCCGGGCCGATGCATGCTGTGCTCCAGTTTGCACACTCGATGTGGAGTTCTCTGTCAACACAGCACCTTTCTGCGCCGTCTGATCCTCCCTAACAAGTCACTGCAGTCTGGGAGTCGCCGGACGACGCGATGGAAAGCCCACCAGTGAGCGGCGACCTCCTGGTGGACCTGATTATTGCTCTAGAGATGCGCTGCAGTGGTTACTGCAGAACAACCAGCATACTTTCACAATGCAGTCCCATACTATTGCGTGGTTTGCCTTTCTGATTTACACTGAGTGGAAATCTATACTGTCCTCCCATCCTAAAGGAGAACTGCGTGGTGCAACTTCTAGCTATCtattaacaaaaacacaagctAATGTTTAACACTTTGATTACGCACGATGTGCGGCCGGATTTACAGAAGCACTGCAGCGACTGGCCATAATCGGTGGAAGACTCGTCACTTATACTCACGAATGTGTGCCGTAACTCAGCCGATACCGCAGGTCTGAGGTCTGCGTGAGTCCTGAACTGTTGTGCTGTTTGTTCTGGCTTTAGTGAGAATGATGAACCAAATTAAAGACTTTCTCTAGGTTCTTTTCTAAGTTGCAGGAAAAAGGAGTCAAGATGTAGAAATACAGCAGGTAGAGCAGGTACTACTGATTCCTGACACTAAAACAAGACGCCTTTTCTTTTCCTAGATCGCATTTCTATTAGCAACATCTTCTAAAGCTTTTTGAACCTAATATACaccagatggggggggggggggggggggtcacatgTTTGTCTGTGAGCCTGGTTTGTGAGGATGTGATCACGCGATGCGCGGCGCAGAGCGATCATTGGTGAGGGTCCTCTTGAGCTTGACCCCCTTGCGGATGGCCACCAGCATGTTTCCTTCCCCCTGTTCTCCCGCCTCCTCTTCAGTCTCGCCCTGGAGGTGCTGCAGGGACGTCTGGCCGGGCGGAGGCACGGTGGGGGGGTTGGTGGTGGCCTGGCCGCTCCAGGACACCCCGGGCAGCGAGCCGCCGTCCTCTCCCCCCGTAAATGTTGGAGAGTCCGGGCTCTCCGCGCCTCCCCTCGTCTCCTCGGCGCCCCGGCTGCCGTTGACCGCAGACGTGTCCGGCACCGTGGGGATTTTCACCGGGACCACGGGGGTGCGGATGGGAATGGGACCGGCGCCGACGGCGGAGCCCGAGCGGCGGGCGGACGGCTTCGAGGACGGGGTGCGGCGGATGGTGGCGACCCCGGGGGTGACGATGATCGGACCGTGGCCTGCAGGACAGCGGACGGATGCAACATTTAAAAACGAAAATCATGGCCTGAATGAGAATTACGGCCATTCCTATGAGTCTTTCTAactattttgaaatatttattacaCTTGAAAAAAATGCCTTGATCATTAATTcatgaacaataaaacaaagagaagcCAGATCAAACAGTTAAGACCACAAGAGattaaaaattcagtttttattttgtgtctgttgGCTTATTTATGTGTCTCTTGATCTGCATCCAAtaattgtcaaaaaaataacatatttcCAAATCCATTTCCTTGTTTTAAAATAGTGTCTCATCTTTAATTCAACTGAAAGCCATTCACATTTAGAGCACTGAAAACAAGAACaagtcttttatttgtttttcttaaatcaaACGTGAGAGTCTGGTGTGTACCTGTCGGGGTGGGAGGATAGGGTCCAGCAGGGGCAGAAGGATACGCCCCCGTGTGGACGGGTGTGGTGGGATACGGAGCGGTGTGCTGATAGACGCCCTGTCCGGCGTAGGGCGCCTGCGTGCTGGGCAGCCCGGCGGTGGACGCCGGCCGCTTGGTCTGGAACATGCGCCGGTAGGACTGACTGATGTCGCTGTTTCTGGGGATGGTGGAGGACTTGTCGAAGTCCAGCGGCTGCGGCTGCTCGGGCTCTTGATCCCCGGCCATTGAAAAATAGTCGTAGTCTGAAACTGAAATGGAACACATGGAGAGGTTATCGACGCTGCGACACAACAATACAATTTACAAAAGCTCCATGAAGTGCGTTGATACCTTGAGATGGGATGGTGTCTTCCGAGCAGCAGGGCGTGTTGGTCTGCGTGCTGTAGCCGCTGGAGCACTGGATGGAGTCTCTGCTGGACCTCTGTGTGTCCAGCTCCAGACCTCTGGATAAGGCCAGAGCCAGCTCCTCGTGGGCCTCCACATCCCCGGCCTGCGGCGCAATGGATACAATCAACcgacagaggaaaaaaacaaaaacaaatcactttAGTACGAGAGTCTGAAAGTCTGCCTGTCTGGACCGAGCCAGGTACAATTTATTAGAGTCATTACAGTCATTAGGTATAACCCATTAAAGCCATTAAATGGGATCATAAGTGGTGGGAGGCTATTCATATCGGCTAAATGCCGTGACTGCAAAAACAGCGGGCCGCGTGAGGCCGAATGTGAGGCCGCACCGCAGACGGATTTATATGTGGGCTGACCTCTTCCTAAACTCCGCCAATAAGAGGCGAAAACATGTAACTGACTCACTGAACAAATTACCGAGTGAAATGACTCAAAGCTTCGGTAAATCACTGCAGACTTCAGGCGGTATGTTATCAAACGAGAAGCACGTCAGGAGAAAAGAATGTCTAAAATTATATTTAATGACATCAATCAGCGAAAATACAGACATCAAGTGTTTCTAATGTTCATGATTAATGATCAAGGAACAATCAAACAGATTTAGCCCAGAGATTGAAAAGTTGGCAGATGCAGACGGATAAACTGATGTAATCAATATGGATGATCGATTATGAAATTGTAACTGGAGAGACTAAAGAAACAACCAAAGAGTAAAATACTGGATATTTCAACACAAGGACTCTACGCCATGCACTCAATCTCAGTGAACTGAACCTTAAGGGGTGGAGCCACGATCCTGTTCTTGTCCTCCATCGACGTTGActggctctgtgtctgcagggcaGCCGGAGGTGCAGAGGTGGAGATGGAAGCCTGGACTGACGGAGGACCGCTGTCGGTGCCGACGTTCCCGTTACTGTCCACCACCGCTGGGCTCTCCttgtctttcttcctcctcagtgtgTTGACCATCGGCTGGTCGTAGGGCCCCGGCTTCGCCCAATCCTGCGAAGAAACGCACACGTGAGGGTTCGTCTTTCTCCGATTTGCCTTTCAGGAGTGTCGTTCATTTCACGTGTGGATGAGAATGAAAACATGTCGATGTTGGGAGTTTGCCGAGATGAACAGACCTTCCAGCTGGGCACTCGAGATGAAGGCACCATGGGGGAGCCCAGGGTGCAGTAGTGGGGGTAGTCTGGGAGCAAGGCCGAGGCCGGACGTGACCACGAGCGGGTggggcaggaggtggaggtggtggatggggaaggggaggaggatgaCGTGGAGGCGGGGGCGAAGAAGGGGAAGGCGGTGCCTGACACCGAGCCCAAACTGCCCCCGTTGCTGTGCAAGTAGGGGGAGCTGGCCGGGCTGTAGTGGTCAAAGCCGTTGGACAGCTGCTGGTGTGCGTGTGGTGAAAACATAacggggtaaaaaaaaacacagaaacaaacagacaatGGGATAAATCACTtaaataataaacagaaacaaacacaaaccaaacagagaacaaattcaaatgaactgatcacaaagtgatgaatgaaaactgcacacagaGGGGGACTGTGGCGGCTTCCGCTTCCACCGAGACCAAAGTTTTCGGCGTGTTAAATGCTCATAAGGTGGACGAGTAGTTCTTCACCTTGTCAGTGTTGTGCTGAggtgcagtagcagcagctaGAGGAGAGGGGGGGCTGCAGTCACTGGGAAGCGGCCCAGTCTCTGACACCTCAGAGGAGCTGGAATTGGGACGAGGCTGGAACAGCGAGGGCAGCGGCGAGCAGGCAGGCAGTGAGatgagaacaggaggaggaggaggaggaggaggaggaggaggaggggtgagaggggtgaggCAGACAGACGTGCACAAAAAAGGGAAGCGTTGCAAAGACAAACATGTCAGCAGGTAGATGGAAAGAAGCGAGGAGAAGCACTTTGTTAGACTTTTCCACACTTCTCAGCAGTTAGTGAGGAGGCTGTATAGACAGCGCACTGGGAGTCATACCAGCATTAATTGCATGGACATCAGCAGAGTTGTGTTAGGTGTCTTGTTAAAGGAGGGCACAATCAATGCTCCACATGATATTTAAAGGTATCTATCAGGGCCTGCGGGGAAATTATGTCTTGGATTGCTGCTCACCACGAGGAAATTACAAGTTGGGGTTCAGCTGGAGAACATTACCATTAAAAAAGTGGGGATTAAAATGAATGAGATCCATAAACGTAAGCCATGTggctgttttttccccctctcaaAAAAACACTGGGAAGGAGGCAGCACGAGGGCCGTTTCCCAGGACTGTGCAGTAAATGGGTCGGGGGCTACCTTGCCAAACCACCTTCAGTGCATCATAAAAACCTGGAGCCTGACTGTACCAGTGTGTTCTGTGCAGGCTGCCTCTGGTTTCTGGAACGATAAAACAACTTTAACTAGTGCAGCCGCTCTCATGGTTGATTGTCAAACCACAAGCCCCCCTCCAACTCAGACAGTCTCACTGATATTTATCCGAACCCTCCGTGTCAGATGGTTCGACAGATCTGACAGAGTGAGACCTGCCGACAGAGACACAGCGCTCTTAGCGGCTGTGAAAACGTCAAGTTGACACAGTAGCATGTCGGTTTTTACTGTGATTCAtcgaatgaaaacacaacagagagcaTGATCAAGCCTCTGAGCTGGGGGCCAAACCACAGCCTGTCACAGTGGTCGACTCTTTAATAGCAGGATGGGCCTGACCTGTTTCGCCTTCAGCTACAAATGGAGGCAGACTAATTTCCTGCACATTTCTGCAGTAATAATAGCAGTGAAATGACTTCAccaggatcacacacacactctctggagaCCGCTTCCTGCCTTTAGTAAG includes:
- the LOC115396290 gene encoding protein MTSS 1-like isoform X3, which gives rise to MEAVIEKECSALGGLFQTVIGDMKSSYPIWEDFITKAGKLQSQLRATVVAVAAFLDAFQKVADLATNSRGGTRDIGSALTRMCMRHRSIEAKLKQFSMGFLEGLINPLQEQMEEWKRGVNTLDKDHAKGCKREYKRARQEIKKKSSDTLKLQKKAKKGRGDFQPQLDSAMQDVSDKYILLEETEKQALRKALIEERQRFCWFVAMLRPVVDEEISMLGEVTHLQAISDDLKALTSDPHKLPPASEQVILDLKGSDYGWSYQTPPSSPSTTMSRKSSMCSSLNSVNSSDSRGSSGSHSHSPSSSSSSSSSHHLFHHHHPRHRYRSSTLPQQTPVRLSSISSHDSGFISSSQDHHTSSKSSSPMPAETKPRPNSSSSEVSETGPLPSDCSPPSPLAAATAPQHNTDKLSNGFDHYSPASSPYLHSNGGSLGSVSGTAFPFFAPASTSSSSPSPSTTSTSCPTRSWSRPASALLPDYPHYCTLGSPMVPSSRVPSWKDWAKPGPYDQPMVNTLRRKKDKESPAVVDSNGNVGTDSGPPSVQASISTSAPPAALQTQSQSTSMEDKNRIVAPPLKAGDVEAHEELALALSRGLELDTQRSSRDSIQCSSGYSTQTNTPCCSEDTIPSQVSDYDYFSMAGDQEPEQPQPLDFDKSSTIPRNSDISQSYRRMFQTKRPASTAGLPSTQAPYAGQGVYQHTAPYPTTPVHTGAYPSAPAGPYPPTPTGHGPIIVTPGVATIRRTPSSKPSARRSGSAVGAGPIPIRTPVVPVKIPTVPDTSAVNGSRGAEETRGGAESPDSPTFTGGEDGGSLPGVSWSGQATTNPPTVPPPGQTSLQHLQGETEEEAGEQGEGNMLVAIRKGVKLKRTLTNDRSAPRIA
- the LOC115396290 gene encoding protein MTSS 1-like isoform X8, yielding MEAVIEKECSALGGLFQTVIGDMKSSYPIWEDFITKAGKLQSQLRATVVAVAAFLDAFQKVADLATNSRGGTRDIGSALTRMCMRHRSIEAKLKQFSMGFLEGLINPLQEQMEEWKRGVNTLDKDHAKEYKRARQEIKKKSSDTLKLQKKAKKGRGDFQPQLDSAMQDVSDKYILLEETEKQALRKALIEERQRFCWFVAMLRPVVDEEISMLGEVTHLQAISDDLKALTSDPHKLPPASEQVILDLKGSDYGWSYQTPPSSPSTTMSRKSSMCSSTLPQQTPVRLSSISSHDSGFISSSQDHHTSSKSSSPMPAETKPRPNSSSSEVSETGPLPSDCSPPSPLAAATAPQHNTDKLSNGFDHYSPASSPYLHSNGGSLGSVSGTAFPFFAPASTSSSSPSPSTTSTSCPTRSWSRPASALLPDYPHYCTLGSPMVPSSRVPSWKDWAKPGPYDQPMVNTLRRKKDKESPAVVDSNGNVGTDSGPPSVQASISTSAPPAALQTQSQSTSMEDKNRIVAPPLKAGDVEAHEELALALSRGLELDTQRSSRDSIQCSSGYSTQTNTPCCSEDTIPSQVSDYDYFSMAGDQEPEQPQPLDFDKSSTIPRNSDISQSYRRMFQTKRPASTAGLPSTQAPYAGQGVYQHTAPYPTTPVHTGAYPSAPAGPYPPTPTGHGPIIVTPGVATIRRTPSSKPSARRSGSAVGAGPIPIRTPVVPVKIPTVPDTSAVNGSRGAEETRGGAESPDSPTFTGGEDGGSLPGVSWSGQATTNPPTVPPPGQTSLQHLQGETEEEAGEQGEGNMLVAIRKGVKLKRTLTNDRSAPRIA
- the LOC115396290 gene encoding protein MTSS 1-like isoform X5; this encodes MEAVIEKECSALGGLFQTVIGDMKSSYPIWEDFITKAGKLQSQLRATVVAVAAFLDAFQKVADLATNSRGGTRDIGSALTRMCMRHRSIEAKLKQFSMGFLEGLINPLQEQMEEWKRGVNTLDKDHAKGCKREYKRARQEIKKKSSDTLKLQKKAKKADTFGRGDFQPQLDSAMQDVSDKYILLEETEKQALRKALIEERQRFCWFVAMLRPVVDEEISMLGEVTHLQAISDDLKALTSDPHKLPPASEQVILDLKGSDYGWSYQTPPSSPSTTMSRKSSMCSSLNSVNSSDSRGSSGSHSHSPSSSSSSSSSHHLFHHHHPRHRYRSSTLPQQTPVRLSSISSHDSGFISSSQDHHTSSKSSSPMPAETKQLSNGFDHYSPASSPYLHSNGGSLGSVSGTAFPFFAPASTSSSSPSPSTTSTSCPTRSWSRPASALLPDYPHYCTLGSPMVPSSRVPSWKDWAKPGPYDQPMVNTLRRKKDKESPAVVDSNGNVGTDSGPPSVQASISTSAPPAALQTQSQSTSMEDKNRIVAPPLKAGDVEAHEELALALSRGLELDTQRSSRDSIQCSSGYSTQTNTPCCSEDTIPSQVSDYDYFSMAGDQEPEQPQPLDFDKSSTIPRNSDISQSYRRMFQTKRPASTAGLPSTQAPYAGQGVYQHTAPYPTTPVHTGAYPSAPAGPYPPTPTGHGPIIVTPGVATIRRTPSSKPSARRSGSAVGAGPIPIRTPVVPVKIPTVPDTSAVNGSRGAEETRGGAESPDSPTFTGGEDGGSLPGVSWSGQATTNPPTVPPPGQTSLQHLQGETEEEAGEQGEGNMLVAIRKGVKLKRTLTNDRSAPRIA
- the LOC115396290 gene encoding protein MTSS 1-like isoform X4 produces the protein MEAVIEKECSALGGLFQTVIGDMKSSYPIWEDFITKAGKLQSQLRATVVAVAAFLDAFQKVADLATNSRGGTRDIGSALTRMCMRHRSIEAKLKQFSMGFLEGLINPLQEQMEEWKRGVNTLDKDHAKEYKRARQEIKKKSSDTLKLQKKAKKGRGDFQPQLDSAMQDVSDKYILLEETEKQALRKALIEERQRFCWFVAMLRPVVDEEISMLGEVTHLQAISDDLKALTSDPHKLPPASEQVILDLKGSDYGWSYQTPPSSPSTTMSRKSSMCSSLNSVNSSDSRGSSGSHSHSPSSSSSSSSSHHLFHHHHPRHRYRSSTLPQQTPVRLSSISSHDSGFISSSQDHHTSSKSSSPMPAETKPRPNSSSSEVSETGPLPSDCSPPSPLAAATAPQHNTDKLSNGFDHYSPASSPYLHSNGGSLGSVSGTAFPFFAPASTSSSSPSPSTTSTSCPTRSWSRPASALLPDYPHYCTLGSPMVPSSRVPSWKDWAKPGPYDQPMVNTLRRKKDKESPAVVDSNGNVGTDSGPPSVQASISTSAPPAALQTQSQSTSMEDKNRIVAPPLKAGDVEAHEELALALSRGLELDTQRSSRDSIQCSSGYSTQTNTPCCSEDTIPSQVSDYDYFSMAGDQEPEQPQPLDFDKSSTIPRNSDISQSYRRMFQTKRPASTAGLPSTQAPYAGQGVYQHTAPYPTTPVHTGAYPSAPAGPYPPTPTGHGPIIVTPGVATIRRTPSSKPSARRSGSAVGAGPIPIRTPVVPVKIPTVPDTSAVNGSRGAEETRGGAESPDSPTFTGGEDGGSLPGVSWSGQATTNPPTVPPPGQTSLQHLQGETEEEAGEQGEGNMLVAIRKGVKLKRTLTNDRSAPRIA
- the LOC115396290 gene encoding protein MTSS 1-like isoform X2 yields the protein MEAVIEKECSALGGLFQTVIGDMKSSYPIWEDFITKAGKLQSQLRATVVAVAAFLDAFQKVADLATNSRGGTRDIGSALTRMCMRHRSIEAKLKQFSMGFLEGLINPLQEQMEEWKRGVNTLDKDHAKEYKRARQEIKKKSSDTLKLQKKAKKADTFGRGDFQPQLDSAMQDVSDKYILLEETEKQALRKALIEERQRFCWFVAMLRPVVDEEISMLGEVTHLQAISDDLKALTSDPHKLPPASEQVILDLKGSDYGWSYQTPPSSPSTTMSRKSSMCSSLNSVNSSDSRGSSGSHSHSPSSSSSSSSSHHLFHHHHPRHRYRSSTLPQQTPVRLSSISSHDSGFISSSQDHHTSSKSSSPMPAETKPRPNSSSSEVSETGPLPSDCSPPSPLAAATAPQHNTDKLSNGFDHYSPASSPYLHSNGGSLGSVSGTAFPFFAPASTSSSSPSPSTTSTSCPTRSWSRPASALLPDYPHYCTLGSPMVPSSRVPSWKDWAKPGPYDQPMVNTLRRKKDKESPAVVDSNGNVGTDSGPPSVQASISTSAPPAALQTQSQSTSMEDKNRIVAPPLKAGDVEAHEELALALSRGLELDTQRSSRDSIQCSSGYSTQTNTPCCSEDTIPSQVSDYDYFSMAGDQEPEQPQPLDFDKSSTIPRNSDISQSYRRMFQTKRPASTAGLPSTQAPYAGQGVYQHTAPYPTTPVHTGAYPSAPAGPYPPTPTGHGPIIVTPGVATIRRTPSSKPSARRSGSAVGAGPIPIRTPVVPVKIPTVPDTSAVNGSRGAEETRGGAESPDSPTFTGGEDGGSLPGVSWSGQATTNPPTVPPPGQTSLQHLQGETEEEAGEQGEGNMLVAIRKGVKLKRTLTNDRSAPRIA